The following coding sequences lie in one Mycobacterium sp. DL440 genomic window:
- a CDS encoding acyl-CoA dehydrogenase family protein, protein MSYEQHAIIETVRKFVREQIWPLEDDLDPDESRLPAKEYKRLTDLTKQMGLFNLDLPEKEGGPGIDLVTRCLLAIEMSQHRAGLYAPCYDTFGHTGQIPLLSAWATPEQREKYLIPSMEEGHRAAFALTEPTGGSDPGRNLQTRAVQDGDDWIINGDKLWISFAHEAEFAVVFARTGGPGRDGITCFIVDTDTPGFHVRRIAHTIRSTHPATEIQLENVRVPSKNILGEIGRGFYLANERLSRNRIPYSAGCVGLAVRAQELTIEWTKMRQSFGKSLSEHQGVAWMIVENEQDIRYATLMVLNAAAAADSGRPFRTEAALAKIAATEAASRVVDRAIQLHGGMGVSREMPLERWYRELRIRRIGEGATEIQKVIASRDLLGSPYKFFLDRV, encoded by the coding sequence TTGAGCTATGAGCAGCACGCGATCATCGAGACGGTCCGAAAATTCGTCCGCGAGCAGATCTGGCCCCTCGAGGACGACCTGGATCCAGACGAAAGTCGCCTTCCTGCAAAGGAATACAAGCGTCTGACCGACCTGACCAAGCAGATGGGCTTGTTCAACCTCGACCTTCCCGAGAAGGAGGGCGGCCCGGGCATCGATCTGGTGACCCGTTGCCTGCTGGCGATCGAGATGTCACAGCACCGGGCCGGCCTGTACGCTCCGTGCTACGACACATTTGGCCACACTGGTCAGATTCCGCTGCTGTCCGCATGGGCTACACCCGAACAGCGCGAGAAGTACCTGATTCCTTCGATGGAAGAAGGGCACCGTGCCGCGTTCGCTCTCACGGAGCCGACTGGCGGCAGCGACCCGGGACGTAACCTACAGACCCGTGCCGTTCAGGATGGCGATGACTGGATCATCAACGGCGACAAGCTGTGGATCAGCTTCGCCCACGAAGCCGAGTTCGCGGTGGTCTTCGCCCGAACCGGCGGACCAGGGCGGGACGGCATCACCTGCTTCATCGTCGACACCGACACCCCCGGATTCCACGTGCGCAGGATCGCGCACACAATCCGTTCAACGCACCCGGCTACCGAGATTCAGCTTGAGAACGTGCGGGTTCCGTCGAAGAACATCCTCGGTGAGATCGGCCGCGGGTTCTACCTCGCCAATGAACGGTTGAGCCGCAACCGGATTCCCTACAGCGCCGGCTGCGTCGGGCTCGCCGTGCGAGCTCAGGAACTGACGATCGAGTGGACCAAGATGCGCCAGTCGTTCGGCAAGTCCCTGTCTGAGCATCAGGGCGTGGCCTGGATGATCGTCGAGAACGAACAGGACATCCGTTACGCCACACTGATGGTGCTCAACGCCGCGGCGGCAGCCGACTCAGGGCGCCCGTTCCGTACAGAAGCCGCCCTCGCGAAGATCGCCGCCACAGAAGCTGCGTCCCGGGTCGTCGATCGCGCAATCCAGCTGCACGGCGGCATGGGCGTGTCCCGGGAGATGCCACTGGAGCGTTGGTATCGCGAGTTGCGCATCCGCCGAATCGGTGAGGGCGCCACCGAGATTCAGAAGGTGATCGCCAGCCGCGACCTGCTGGGCAGTCCGTACAAGTTCTTCCTGGATCGAGTCTGA
- a CDS encoding MaoC/PaaZ C-terminal domain-containing protein, with protein sequence MTRELYELPPSFAFSSRSRGRTIGEGDFSAMTNLTWTIEEIHTDQVDTQAERGTERMLAGGCILAFALGLATPAIKSQVEKRGIKLIALVGYDSLRFHSPLFPGDTIYVESTLVSVAKTSRSERAIITFEDNVVDSDGRKIMSYTRSALCNVVDSALFDAESALSQ encoded by the coding sequence GTGACCAGAGAACTCTACGAGCTTCCCCCGTCCTTCGCGTTCTCGTCACGCAGCCGTGGACGCACGATCGGGGAGGGGGATTTCAGCGCGATGACGAACTTGACCTGGACGATCGAGGAAATCCACACCGACCAGGTCGACACCCAGGCGGAACGCGGCACGGAGCGGATGCTCGCCGGCGGCTGCATCCTGGCGTTCGCGCTGGGTTTGGCCACTCCCGCCATCAAAAGTCAGGTCGAGAAGCGCGGTATCAAGCTCATTGCCCTTGTCGGATACGACAGCCTCCGTTTCCATTCGCCACTGTTTCCCGGTGACACGATCTACGTCGAGTCGACACTGGTGTCGGTAGCAAAGACCAGTCGATCTGAGCGGGCGATCATCACTTTCGAAGATAACGTCGTCGACAGTGACGGCCGGAAGATCATGAGCTACACCCGTAGTGCGTTGTGCAATGTGGTGGATTCGGCGCTGTTCGACGCGGAGAGTGCGTTGTCGCAGTAG
- a CDS encoding IclR family transcriptional regulator → MTDKPNGTGLNGLARVITGPPDGRGTLGGMSMQTNGVDSSAKGPQRHRTVDRVTRILEEVVYNPGISFTELAHVLDAPKSSVHGFIRGLLANGWLHEIDRGFFVGPAVYGLATASGNVWAGMVSQARLLALSDDAGLATFLGVQAGDHLIYIAAAGTDPVADYDARSNIRRGLLTTAGGNALLAAMSEAERISYLHRHQAEHPELIQQFLVQLDEIRRTGIVTNVWGSGSRFAIATAVFNQSGEAVAEVTLVGPKDTVQPRVEELSRILLRHVKSWT, encoded by the coding sequence ATGACAGACAAACCCAATGGAACGGGCCTCAACGGATTAGCCCGTGTCATCACTGGCCCGCCAGACGGTCGTGGCACACTCGGCGGCATGTCGATGCAGACGAATGGGGTTGACTCCTCGGCAAAAGGGCCGCAGAGGCACCGTACCGTTGACCGCGTAACACGCATTCTCGAAGAGGTCGTCTACAACCCCGGAATCTCCTTCACCGAGTTGGCGCATGTCTTGGACGCCCCCAAGAGTTCAGTGCATGGCTTCATCAGAGGACTCCTCGCCAACGGCTGGCTCCACGAGATCGACCGAGGCTTCTTTGTCGGGCCAGCCGTTTACGGCCTCGCGACCGCGAGCGGAAATGTGTGGGCAGGAATGGTGTCCCAAGCCCGCCTCCTCGCCCTCAGCGATGACGCCGGACTCGCCACCTTCCTCGGTGTCCAGGCTGGTGACCACCTGATCTATATTGCGGCTGCCGGGACCGATCCCGTAGCTGACTACGACGCCCGATCGAACATTCGGCGCGGGCTACTCACCACAGCTGGTGGTAACGCGCTATTGGCGGCCATGTCCGAGGCCGAGCGTATTTCCTATCTGCACCGCCACCAGGCTGAGCATCCTGAACTAATTCAGCAGTTCCTCGTTCAGTTGGACGAAATTCGAAGAACAGGGATCGTTACCAATGTGTGGGGCTCGGGCTCACGCTTCGCTATCGCAACGGCCGTCTTCAATCAATCGGGTGAAGCGGTCGCAGAAGTGACGCTGGTCGGACCGAAGGACACCGTGCAGCCACGAGTAGAAGAACTGTCGCGCATCCTGCTCCGGCACGTCAAAAGCTGGACCTAG